Proteins found in one Quercus robur chromosome 2, dhQueRobu3.1, whole genome shotgun sequence genomic segment:
- the LOC126714222 gene encoding zinc finger CCCH domain-containing protein 64 isoform X1, with protein sequence MAPPRILLCGDVLGRLNQLFKRVSSVNKAAGPFDALICVGQFFPDSPEQLGELTDYIEGRSQVPLPTYFIGDYGIGAAKHLLSASKDSANLGFKMDGLKVCQNLFWLKGSGKFNLYGLSVAYLSGRHLSDGQQFGTYTQDDVDALRAIAEDPGIFDLFLTNEWPSGVTNRASTSDLPHGFLDSPGSDSTIAELAAEIKPRYHIAGTKGIFYAREPYSNVDAVHVTRFLGLASVANKEKQKFIHAISPTPASTMSAVEISTKPLNTTLSPYTYADQTVFAKEATKRPSDSDADSQYWRYDVSQKRQKYGAGDGDRLCFKFVSSGSCPRGDKCNFQHDENAREQSLRGVCFDFLNKGRCERGPNCNFKHSLQDEGESYSHKKRGSENASNRSRECWFCLSSPNIESHLIVSIGEYFYCALAKGPLVQDHILIIPVEHLPNTVLLPPETEIELGRFQNSLKSYYKNQGKSVVFFEWVSKRSTHANLQAIPVPSSRAAAVQDIFNLAAEKLGFKFVALRKNENSDGRKVLRTQFDKNFSFFYVELPDGTIFSHLVEENERFPAQFGREVLAGLLNMADRADWRNCSQSKEEETKMAEDFKNQFQEFDPNK encoded by the exons ATGGCTCCCCCAAGAATTCTGCTCTGTGGCGACGTTCTCGGCCGCCTCAACCAGCTCTTCAAGCGAGTCTCatcg GTAAACAAAGCGGCTGGGCCATTCGATGCCCTAATTTGCGTTGGCCAGTTCTTCCCTGACTCACCGGAGCAGCTCGGCGAGCTAACCGACTACATTGAAGGCCGCTCCCAAGTCCCTCTGCCCACATACTTCATCGGCGACTATGGAATCGGCGCCGCTAAACACCTCTTATCGGCTTCGAAGGACTCGGCGAACCTTGGCTTCAAGATGGACGGTCTCAAGGTTTGCCAAAACTTGTTCTGGTTAAAAGGCAGTGGCAAGTTCAATCTCTATG GGTTATCTGTGGCGTATTTATCTGGTAGGCATTTGTCGGATGGTCAACAATTTGGAACATACACTCAAGATGATGTGGATGCATTGCGAGCTATAGCCGAGGATCCTGGAATATTTGACTTGTTCCTAAC TAATGAATGGCCAAGCGGGGTCACAAACAGAGCATCTACATCTGATCTTCCCCATGGGTTTTTGGATTCACCTGGAAGTGATTCTACCATAGCAGAGTTAGCAGCAGAGATTAAACCACG CTATCACATTGCAGGTACTAAAGGTATATTCTACGCTCGTGAACCTTACTCCAATGTTGATGCTGTGCATGTGACTCGCTTCTTGGGTCTTGCTTCTGTTGCCAATAAAGAAAAGCAG AAATTTATTCATGCGATTTCTCCCACTCCAGCATCTACCATGTCAGCTGTTGAGATTAGCACGAAGCCCCTAAATACTACCTTATCTCCATATACATATGCAGACCAAACTGTTTTTGCCAAAGAAGCGACAAAAAGGCCTAGTGATAGTGATGCTGACTCACAATATTGGAGATATGATGTCTCACAAAAACGGCAGAAATATGGAGCTGGAGATGGTGATAGGCTGTGTTTTAAATTTGTATCTTCTGGTTCTTGTCCACGGGGGGACAAATGCAACTTTCAACATGATGAGAATGCAAGGGAACAATCTCTGAGAGGTGTCtgttttgattttcttaacAAAGGAAGATGTGAAAGGGGTCCAAATTGCAACTTTAAGCACAGCCTGCAGGATGAAGGTGAGAGTTATTCTCACAAGAAACGAGGATCTGAGAATGCTAGCAACAG GTCAAGGGAGTGCTGGTTTTGTTTGTCCAGCCCAAACATAGAGTCACATCTAATTGTCAGCATAGGAGAGTACTTTTACTGTGCACTGGCTAAAGGCCCGCTTGTTCAAGATCATATCCTGATAATACCTGTTGAGCATTTACCCAATACTGTTTTGCTACCACCAGAAACTGAAATTGAGCTTGGTAGGTTCCAGAATAGTCTCAAGAGTTATTATAAGAATCAAGGGAAATCAGTTGTTTTCTTTGAGTGGGTTTCAAAACGTAGTACTCATGCTAATCTTCAG GCTATTCCTGTTCCATCATCCAGAGCTGCTGCTGTTCAAGATATATTTAATTTAGCTGCTGaaaaattgggctttaaatTTGTGGCCTTGAGAA AGAATGAGAATTCTGATGGAAGAAAAGTGTTGAGGACACAGTTTGATAAGAATTTTAGCTTCTTCTATGTTGAACTCCCTGAtggtacaatattttcacatcTGGTTGAGGAAAATGAGAGATTTCCTGCTCAGTTTGGACGTGAG GTTCTGGCAGGCTTGCTGAACATGGCAGACAGGGCCGATTGGAGGAATTGTTCCCAAAGCAAAGAAGAGGAAACAAAGATGGCAGAAGATTTTAAGAATCAGTTTCAAGAATTTGATCCAAATAAGTGA
- the LOC126714222 gene encoding zinc finger CCCH domain-containing protein 64 isoform X2 — MDGLKVCQNLFWLKGSGKFNLYGLSVAYLSGRHLSDGQQFGTYTQDDVDALRAIAEDPGIFDLFLTNEWPSGVTNRASTSDLPHGFLDSPGSDSTIAELAAEIKPRYHIAGTKGIFYAREPYSNVDAVHVTRFLGLASVANKEKQKFIHAISPTPASTMSAVEISTKPLNTTLSPYTYADQTVFAKEATKRPSDSDADSQYWRYDVSQKRQKYGAGDGDRLCFKFVSSGSCPRGDKCNFQHDENAREQSLRGVCFDFLNKGRCERGPNCNFKHSLQDEGESYSHKKRGSENASNRSRECWFCLSSPNIESHLIVSIGEYFYCALAKGPLVQDHILIIPVEHLPNTVLLPPETEIELGRFQNSLKSYYKNQGKSVVFFEWVSKRSTHANLQAIPVPSSRAAAVQDIFNLAAEKLGFKFVALRKNENSDGRKVLRTQFDKNFSFFYVELPDGTIFSHLVEENERFPAQFGREMTNLHYCTTGPGLSRPLGSSEDERAQGSPS; from the exons ATGGACGGTCTCAAGGTTTGCCAAAACTTGTTCTGGTTAAAAGGCAGTGGCAAGTTCAATCTCTATG GGTTATCTGTGGCGTATTTATCTGGTAGGCATTTGTCGGATGGTCAACAATTTGGAACATACACTCAAGATGATGTGGATGCATTGCGAGCTATAGCCGAGGATCCTGGAATATTTGACTTGTTCCTAAC TAATGAATGGCCAAGCGGGGTCACAAACAGAGCATCTACATCTGATCTTCCCCATGGGTTTTTGGATTCACCTGGAAGTGATTCTACCATAGCAGAGTTAGCAGCAGAGATTAAACCACG CTATCACATTGCAGGTACTAAAGGTATATTCTACGCTCGTGAACCTTACTCCAATGTTGATGCTGTGCATGTGACTCGCTTCTTGGGTCTTGCTTCTGTTGCCAATAAAGAAAAGCAG AAATTTATTCATGCGATTTCTCCCACTCCAGCATCTACCATGTCAGCTGTTGAGATTAGCACGAAGCCCCTAAATACTACCTTATCTCCATATACATATGCAGACCAAACTGTTTTTGCCAAAGAAGCGACAAAAAGGCCTAGTGATAGTGATGCTGACTCACAATATTGGAGATATGATGTCTCACAAAAACGGCAGAAATATGGAGCTGGAGATGGTGATAGGCTGTGTTTTAAATTTGTATCTTCTGGTTCTTGTCCACGGGGGGACAAATGCAACTTTCAACATGATGAGAATGCAAGGGAACAATCTCTGAGAGGTGTCtgttttgattttcttaacAAAGGAAGATGTGAAAGGGGTCCAAATTGCAACTTTAAGCACAGCCTGCAGGATGAAGGTGAGAGTTATTCTCACAAGAAACGAGGATCTGAGAATGCTAGCAACAG GTCAAGGGAGTGCTGGTTTTGTTTGTCCAGCCCAAACATAGAGTCACATCTAATTGTCAGCATAGGAGAGTACTTTTACTGTGCACTGGCTAAAGGCCCGCTTGTTCAAGATCATATCCTGATAATACCTGTTGAGCATTTACCCAATACTGTTTTGCTACCACCAGAAACTGAAATTGAGCTTGGTAGGTTCCAGAATAGTCTCAAGAGTTATTATAAGAATCAAGGGAAATCAGTTGTTTTCTTTGAGTGGGTTTCAAAACGTAGTACTCATGCTAATCTTCAG GCTATTCCTGTTCCATCATCCAGAGCTGCTGCTGTTCAAGATATATTTAATTTAGCTGCTGaaaaattgggctttaaatTTGTGGCCTTGAGAA AGAATGAGAATTCTGATGGAAGAAAAGTGTTGAGGACACAGTTTGATAAGAATTTTAGCTTCTTCTATGTTGAACTCCCTGAtggtacaatattttcacatcTGGTTGAGGAAAATGAGAGATTTCCTGCTCAGTTTGGACGTGAG ATGACCAATTTGCACTATTGCACCACGGGTCCAGGTTTGTCCAGGCCTTTGGGATCTAGCGAAGATGAGAGGGCCCAAGGGTCACCCTCGTAG